From one Rattus rattus isolate New Zealand chromosome 15, Rrattus_CSIRO_v1, whole genome shotgun sequence genomic stretch:
- the LOC116884523 gene encoding mitochondrial ornithine transporter 2-like: MGAYRELASGDTLGSVEEHEIHPAIQAAIDLTAGAAGAAACVLTGQPFDTVKVKMQTFPYMYKGLADCFLKTYNQVGVHGLYRGTSPALLAYVAQGSVLFMCYGFCQQFVRKVARVEQSAELNDFETATAGSLASAFAALVLCPTELVKCRLQTMHEMRVAGKTKHSHNTIWSMVKSIFMKDGPLGFYRGLSTTLAQEIPGYFFYFGGYEISRSFFASGGSKDELGPVPLMLSGSFAGVCLWLIIFPVDCIKSRIQVLSMFGKPAGLIKTFINVVRNEGILALYSGLKATLIRAIPSNAALFVVYEYSRKMMMNVVEEY, translated from the coding sequence ATGGGCGCCTACAGAGAATTGGCTTCTGGCGACACCCTCGGGAGTGTGGAGGAACATGAAATCCACCCTGCCATCCAAGCCGCCATAGACCTCACTGCCGGCGCAGCAGGGGCCGCAGCGTGTGTGCTGACCGGGCAGCCCTTCGACACCGTAAAAGTAAAGATGCAGACATTTCCCTACATGTACAAAGGCCTCGCTGACTGTTTCCTAAAGACATACAACCAAGTGGGTGTCCACGGCCTTTACAGGGGAACCAGTCCTGCACTGTTAGCCTATGTCGCCCAGGGCTCTGTCCTATTTATGTGCTATGGCTTTTGCCAACAGTTTGTCAGGAAAGTGGCAAGAGTGGAGCAGAGTGCAGAACTGAACGACTTTGAGACTGCCACTGCTGGGTCACTGGCTTCTGCATTTGCTGCGCTGGTCCTCTGCCCCACTGAGCTTGTGAAGTGTCGGCTGCAGACTATGCATGAGATGAGGGTGGCAGGGAAGACAAAACACAGCCACAACACAATTTGGTCTATGGTTAAGAGTATCTTCATGAAGGATGGTCCCTTAGGCTTCTATCGTGGACTCTCAACCACTCTTGCTCAGGAAATACCTGGATACTTCTTCTACTTTGGGGGCTATGAAATCAGTCGATCATTTTTTGCGTCGGGGGGATCAAAGGATGAACTAGGTCCTGTCCCTTTGATGTTAAGTGGAAGCTTTGCTGGGGTTTGTCTCTGGCTTATCATATTCCCAGTAGACTGCATTAAATCCAGAATCCAGGTTCTTTCTATGTTTGGGAAGCCTGCAGGATTAATTAAAACCTTTATAAATGTTGTGAGAAATGAAGGAATATTAGCCTTGTATTCTGGATTGAAAGCCACTCTGATTCGAGCCATCCCTTCCAATGCTGCTCTATTTGTGGTTTATGAATACAGCAGAAAGATGATGATGAATGTGGTAGAAGAATACTGA
- the Taf7 gene encoding transcription initiation factor TFIID subunit 7, translated as MSKSKDDAPHELESQFILRLPPEYAATVRRAVQSGHVNLKDRLSIELHPDGRHGIVRVDRVPLAAKLVDLPCVTESLKTIDKKTFYKTADISQMLVATVDGDLYPPVEEPAATADPKANKKKDKDKEKKFVWNHGITLPLKNVRKRRFRKTAKKKYIESPDVEKEVKRLLSTDAEAVSTRWEIIAEDETKEAENQGLDISSPGMSGHRQGHDSLEHDELREIFNDLSSSSEDEEDVNIIDTEEDLERQLQDKLNESDEQHQENEGTNQLVMGIQKQIDNMKGKLQETQDRAKRQEDLIMKVENLALKNRFQAVLDELKQKEDREKEQLSSLQEELESLLEK; from the coding sequence ATGAGTAAGAGCAAAGATGATGCACCTCATGAGCTAGAGAGCCAGTTTATCTTACGGTTGCCCCCAGAATATGCCGCTACTGTGAGGAGGGCAGTGCAGTCTGGGCACGTCAACCTGAAAGACAGACTGAGCATTGAGTTACACCCTGATGGGCGTCATGGGATTGTCAGAGTGGATAGAGTGCCCCTGGCTGCAAAATTGGTAGATTTGCCGTGTGTTACGGAGAGCTTGAAAACCATTGATAAAAAAACCTTTTACAAGACAGCTGATATCTCTCAGATGCTTGTAGCCACAGTAGATGGTGATCTATATCCTCCTGTGGAGGAGCCAGCTGCTACTGCTGATcccaaagcaaacaagaaaaaagataaggacaaagagaaaaagtTTGTTTGGAACCATGGAATTACTCTACCTCTAAAAAATGTCAGAAAGAGAAGGTTCCGGAAGACAGCAAAGAAGAAGTACATTGAATCTccagatgtggaaaaagaagtaAAGCGGCTGCTGAGTACAGATGCAGAAGCTGTCAGTACTCGTTGGGAGATAATTGCTGAAGATGAAACAAAGGAGGCAGAAAATCAAGGCCTTGATATCTCCTCTCCTGGAATGTCTGGCCACAGGCAGGGCCATGACTCACTAGAGCATGATGAGCTTCGAGAGATATTCAAtgacctcagcagcagcagcgaaGATGAAGAAGATGTAAACATCATTGACACTGAGGAGGATCTGGAGAGACAGCTACAGGACAAGCTAAATGAGTCAGATGAACAACACCAAGAAAATGAAGGAACCAATCAGTTGGTTATGGGAATTCAGAAGCAGATTGATAATATGAAAGGCAAGCTTCAAGAAACCCAAGACAGAGCAAAGCGCCAGGAGGATCTCATCATGAAGGTAGAAAACCTGGCTCTGAAGAACAGGTTTCAAGCTGTTCTGGATGAGCTCAAACAGAAGGAAGACCGGGAAAAGGAGCAGCTTAGCTCTTTGCAAGAAGAGCTGGAATCACTTCTGGAGAAGTGA